A window from Chitinophagaceae bacterium encodes these proteins:
- a CDS encoding thioesterase family protein codes for MFGFQTQVRVRYSETDQMGYVYYGHYASYYEVARVEALRSLGIAYKDMEHSVLMPVIEYTAKYLKPALYDEVLQIQVSIPAMPKAKIVFHYAVYNEKGELINTAETVLVFVHKESRRPVRIPDYLEKVLQPFFSL; via the coding sequence ATGTTTGGATTTCAAACACAGGTGCGGGTAAGGTATTCGGAGACAGACCAAATGGGTTATGTTTATTATGGTCATTATGCGTCTTATTATGAAGTAGCAAGGGTGGAGGCACTTCGGTCTTTGGGCATTGCTTATAAAGATATGGAGCATTCTGTATTGATGCCCGTGATAGAATATACTGCCAAGTATTTGAAACCTGCTTTGTATGATGAAGTATTACAGATACAAGTGAGTATTCCTGCTATGCCAAAGGCGAAAATAGTATTTCATTATGCAGTGTATAATGAGAAAGGAGAACTCATCAATACAGCGGAAACGGTGCTTGTATTCGTTCACAAAGAATCAAGGAGACCGGTGCGAATCCCTGATTATTTGGAGAAAGTATTGCAACCGTTTTTTTCATTATGA